In Helianthus annuus cultivar XRQ/B chromosome 8, HanXRQr2.0-SUNRISE, whole genome shotgun sequence, a single genomic region encodes these proteins:
- the LOC110872637 gene encoding uncharacterized protein LOC110872637 isoform X2: MDKENLFNFPDDFPYEFTSTDDKPKTFKEPTLGPSGCSHIQPLMPPVFAKGDEDAWNMIYAAASQVARMKMKMSNKDVTGVPHAFNRPHRSSWQQHFCPQVQNQRHQHGPIQCKSVVLDRSSGRCDDGDMYVKRECAGTGVFLPRRYCDNPAESRIRQGSPSNLAGIIQSSAKSFIPVAPPQNQTYINGGFISHYELFMDRHRSKGVILAAQQPRRGNVHDVVMESSVNNPAVLLPQEWTY; encoded by the exons ATGGATAAAGAAAAccttttcaatttccctgatgATTTCCCATACGAGTTCACCTCCACCGACGATAAACCGAAAACCTTcaag GAACCTACTCTTGGCCCGTCGGGTTGTAGTCATATTCAACCACTTATGCCACCAGTGTTTGCAAAAGGTGACGAAGATGCTTGGAATATGATCTACGCTGCGGCGAGCCAAGTtgcaagaatgaagatgaagatgagcaaCAAAGATGTGACCGGAGTACCACACGCTTTTAATCGTCCTCATCGTTCTTCTTGGCAGCAGCATTTCTGTCCACAAGTTCAAAATCAACGTCACCAACATGGCCCAATTCAATGTAAATCAGTTGTTCTGGATCGATCTAGTGGCCGTTGTGATGATGGTGATATGTATGTGAAGAGGGAATGTGCGGGTACTGGTGTGTTTTTGCCCCGCAGATACTGTGACAACCCAGCTGAATCTCGAATTCGACAAG GTTCGCCTTCTAATCTAGCTGGAATAATTCAATCATCCGCTAAATCATTTATCCCCGTCGCACCACCTCAAAATCAAACTTACATCAATGGCGGGTTCATCTCACATTATG AATTGTTCATGGATCGCCATCGAAGCAAAGGCGTGATTTTAGCTGCCCAGCAGCCGCGGCGAGGTAACGTCCACGACGTGGTTATGGAGTCGTCGGTGAACAACCCGGCTGTGCTTCTACCTCAAGAGTGGACCTACTAA
- the LOC110872637 gene encoding uncharacterized protein LOC110872637 isoform X1 produces the protein MDKENLFNFPDDFPYEFTSTDDKPKTFKEPTLGPSGCSHIQPLMPPVFAKGDEDAWNMIYAAASQVARMKMKMSNKDVTGVPHAFNRPHRSSWQQHFCPQVQNQRHQHGPIQCKSVVLDRSSGRCDDGDMYVKRECAGTGVFLPRRYCDNPAESRIRQAGSPSNLAGIIQSSAKSFIPVAPPQNQTYINGGFISHYELFMDRHRSKGVILAAQQPRRGNVHDVVMESSVNNPAVLLPQEWTY, from the exons ATGGATAAAGAAAAccttttcaatttccctgatgATTTCCCATACGAGTTCACCTCCACCGACGATAAACCGAAAACCTTcaag GAACCTACTCTTGGCCCGTCGGGTTGTAGTCATATTCAACCACTTATGCCACCAGTGTTTGCAAAAGGTGACGAAGATGCTTGGAATATGATCTACGCTGCGGCGAGCCAAGTtgcaagaatgaagatgaagatgagcaaCAAAGATGTGACCGGAGTACCACACGCTTTTAATCGTCCTCATCGTTCTTCTTGGCAGCAGCATTTCTGTCCACAAGTTCAAAATCAACGTCACCAACATGGCCCAATTCAATGTAAATCAGTTGTTCTGGATCGATCTAGTGGCCGTTGTGATGATGGTGATATGTATGTGAAGAGGGAATGTGCGGGTACTGGTGTGTTTTTGCCCCGCAGATACTGTGACAACCCAGCTGAATCTCGAATTCGACAAG CAGGTTCGCCTTCTAATCTAGCTGGAATAATTCAATCATCCGCTAAATCATTTATCCCCGTCGCACCACCTCAAAATCAAACTTACATCAATGGCGGGTTCATCTCACATTATG AATTGTTCATGGATCGCCATCGAAGCAAAGGCGTGATTTTAGCTGCCCAGCAGCCGCGGCGAGGTAACGTCCACGACGTGGTTATGGAGTCGTCGGTGAACAACCCGGCTGTGCTTCTACCTCAAGAGTGGACCTACTAA